A stretch of the Serratia marcescens genome encodes the following:
- a CDS encoding multidrug ABC transporter permease/ATP-binding protein, whose translation MELLRVVYHQYRWPFLAVMALTLASAGLGIGIIAFINQYLMEAGGDALAVLPMFLALLALLMAVTLGSQLALTTLGHYFVYRLRGQLVKRILDTDIERLEQLGSASLLASLSSDIRNITVAFVRLPELVQGVILTLGAAAYLGWLSPKMLAVTAVWVAVTVVGSGCLVSRVYRHMASLRESEERLYHRYESVIDGRKELALNRKRAQALYEQAYQPDAQAYRHHIIRADTFHLSALNWSNIMMLGAIGLVFFMANSLGWADSTVAATYSLTLLFLRTPLLQAVGAFPTLVSAEVAFNKLKTLRLAEYQPAFPAAVSRSWQTLELRDVVFHYADTEQQPGFAVGPLNLTLRRGELVFLIGGNGSGKSTLAMLLTGLYRPVSGHIVLDGVAQTAADMPDYRRLFSAIFTDFHQFDRLQGPEGGEPDADLVAVWLERLNMKSKLQFDGTRVTNPQLSQGQRKRLALLLAVAEQRDILLLDEWAADQDPQFRRIFYRELLPELRAMGKTVFAISHDDHYFEHADRLLEMRSGHLRELIGSEREHASRDSVSRIG comes from the coding sequence ATGGAACTGCTACGGGTGGTTTATCACCAGTACCGTTGGCCATTTCTGGCTGTCATGGCGCTGACCCTGGCCAGCGCCGGCTTAGGTATCGGTATCATTGCATTTATCAATCAATACCTGATGGAGGCCGGCGGCGATGCATTGGCCGTGCTGCCGATGTTTCTCGCCCTGCTGGCATTGCTGATGGCGGTCACGCTGGGCTCGCAATTGGCGCTGACGACATTGGGCCACTACTTCGTCTATCGCCTGCGTGGGCAACTGGTGAAGCGTATTTTAGATACCGATATTGAACGCCTTGAACAGTTGGGCAGCGCCTCGTTGTTGGCCAGCCTGTCCAGCGATATCCGCAATATTACCGTCGCCTTCGTGCGCTTGCCTGAACTGGTGCAAGGGGTGATTTTAACCCTGGGGGCGGCGGCCTATCTGGGATGGCTATCGCCGAAAATGCTGGCGGTCACGGCAGTCTGGGTGGCGGTGACCGTCGTGGGCAGCGGCTGCCTGGTATCACGGGTTTATCGTCATATGGCCAGCTTGCGCGAGTCAGAAGAGCGTCTCTATCATCGTTATGAGTCGGTGATTGACGGTCGCAAGGAACTGGCGTTAAACCGCAAGCGTGCGCAGGCGCTGTACGAACAGGCCTACCAGCCCGATGCGCAAGCTTATCGCCACCATATCATTCGCGCCGATACCTTCCATTTGAGTGCGCTCAACTGGTCAAATATCATGATGTTGGGGGCGATCGGGCTGGTGTTCTTTATGGCCAACAGCCTGGGATGGGCGGACTCGACGGTGGCCGCCACCTATTCACTGACGCTGCTGTTCCTGCGCACGCCATTACTGCAGGCGGTCGGGGCGTTTCCGACGCTGGTCAGCGCCGAAGTGGCCTTTAACAAGCTGAAGACGCTGCGCCTGGCCGAGTATCAACCGGCGTTTCCTGCCGCCGTCAGCCGTTCCTGGCAGACGCTGGAGCTGCGTGACGTGGTTTTTCATTATGCAGATACCGAACAGCAGCCCGGTTTTGCCGTCGGGCCGCTCAATCTGACGCTGCGGCGTGGTGAGCTGGTCTTTCTGATCGGCGGCAACGGTAGCGGCAAGTCAACGCTGGCGATGCTGTTGACCGGGTTGTACCGGCCGGTGAGTGGTCACATCGTTCTGGATGGTGTCGCACAGACCGCGGCGGATATGCCGGACTACCGTCGACTGTTTTCGGCGATTTTCACCGATTTTCATCAGTTCGATCGCTTGCAAGGGCCGGAAGGCGGCGAACCCGATGCGGATCTGGTCGCCGTCTGGCTCGAGCGGTTGAATATGAAAAGCAAACTGCAGTTTGACGGCACCAGGGTGACCAACCCGCAACTGTCGCAGGGGCAGCGCAAGCGTCTGGCTTTGCTGCTGGCGGTGGCGGAACAGCGCGATATCTTGCTGTTGGATGAATGGGCCGCGGATCAGGATCCGCAATTCCGGCGCATTTTCTATCGCGAGCTGTTGCCAGAACTGCGTGCGATGGGCAAAACGGTGTTTGCCATCAGCCATGACGATCACTATTTCGAACACGCCGATCGGTTGCTGGAGATGCGCTCAGGTCACTTACGTGAGCTGATCGGCAGCGAGCGTGAACACGCCAGCCGGGATTCCGTCAGCAGAATCGGTTAA
- a CDS encoding LysR family transcriptional regulator, with protein MLATHEYANDLILFALIVDCGSFSKAAESAGITSSVVSKRIGRLEKSLGARLLYRTTRSLTLTESGQALYQQAKEIGTKVQEALYAVSEKSEELTGTIRMSVPTISGELLLSESVAEFCALHPNLKVEMRLENRFVDLVEEGIDLAIRTGTMPDSSLIARPIFDSRWVIVCSPGYLESHPEPRSAEDLLDHNCLTYTYQESGTANWLMKRPGRNEIYELQVNGNLSANNARAIRKAVIGGHGIAMVPRCMVYEDLQDGKLTEILAGHCGKVLGIYAVYPYTRNLPLKTRRLIEHIIGSYQNISHYF; from the coding sequence ATGCTCGCCACTCACGAATACGCCAACGACCTGATTCTGTTCGCCCTGATTGTCGACTGCGGCTCGTTCAGCAAGGCCGCGGAGAGCGCCGGCATCACCAGTTCGGTGGTCAGTAAACGCATCGGGCGGCTGGAAAAATCGCTGGGTGCCCGGCTGTTGTACCGCACCACCCGCAGCCTGACGCTGACCGAAAGCGGCCAGGCGCTCTACCAACAGGCCAAAGAGATCGGCACCAAAGTGCAGGAGGCGCTGTACGCCGTCAGCGAAAAGAGCGAAGAATTAACCGGTACCATCCGCATGTCGGTGCCGACCATTTCGGGCGAGCTGCTGCTAAGTGAAAGCGTGGCGGAATTTTGCGCTCTGCACCCCAACCTGAAAGTCGAGATGCGGCTGGAAAATCGCTTTGTCGATCTGGTAGAAGAAGGCATCGATCTGGCGATCCGCACCGGCACCATGCCGGATTCGAGCCTGATTGCCCGGCCGATCTTCGATTCCCGCTGGGTGATCGTCTGCTCGCCGGGGTACCTGGAAAGCCACCCGGAACCGCGCAGCGCCGAAGACCTGCTCGACCACAACTGCCTGACCTACACCTACCAGGAGAGCGGCACCGCCAACTGGCTGATGAAACGGCCGGGGCGCAACGAAATCTACGAGCTGCAGGTTAACGGCAACCTGTCGGCCAACAATGCGCGGGCGATCCGCAAAGCGGTGATCGGTGGCCATGGCATCGCCATGGTGCCGCGCTGCATGGTGTATGAAGATTTGCAAGACGGCAAACTGACGGAGATCCTGGCCGGCCACTGCGGCAAAGTCTTGGGCATTTATGCCGTCTATCCTTACACCCGCAATCTGCCGTTAAAAACCCGCCGGCTGATCGAACATATCATCGGTTCCTACCAAAATATCAGCCATTATTTTTGA
- a CDS encoding L-lactate permease — protein MPLLFSIAPIILLIWMMTKRNGVPSYLALPLTAAVVYAVQLLWFDASLRLLHANIITALVSTLTPITIIAGAILLNKLMQVSGAENVVRRWLETISPNPVAQLMIIGWAFAFMIEGASGFGTPAAIAAPILVGLGFNPLRVALLTLVMNSVPVSFGAVGTPTWFGFANLGLSDASLLEIGRQTALIHFVAGFVIPLLALRFLVSWQDIRRNLPFILLSVLSCTVPYLLLAQVNYEFPALVGGAIGLALSVLLARGGIGLARSGKPMSAGQAVPFLQVVKAMTPTLLLIAILIVTRVHQLGLKALLNNTALLWQENLGWLGELRISRALILELQQVLGTSAAAGYKTLYVPALIPFLLVVVLCIPLFRLNGGQVRQMFSETGGRIARPFIALFGALVMVNLMMQGDDNAPVILIGKALAALTGESWLLFSSFLGALGSFFSGSNTVSNLTFGGIQQSIAQSSGLDVNLTLALQSVGGAMGNMVCLNNIIAVCSILGIGNAEGKIIRKTVLPMLAYGGIAAGMAAILTL, from the coding sequence ATGCCCCTGCTTTTCAGTATTGCGCCCATCATCCTGCTGATTTGGATGATGACCAAAAGGAATGGCGTGCCCTCTTACCTCGCCCTGCCGCTGACGGCCGCCGTGGTGTATGCCGTACAGCTCCTGTGGTTCGATGCCTCGCTGCGGCTGCTGCATGCCAATATCATCACCGCGCTGGTGTCGACGCTGACGCCGATCACTATCATCGCCGGCGCTATCCTGCTCAACAAACTGATGCAGGTAAGCGGCGCGGAAAACGTGGTGCGCCGCTGGCTGGAAACCATCAGCCCCAATCCCGTGGCCCAGCTGATGATTATCGGCTGGGCGTTCGCCTTTATGATTGAGGGCGCGAGCGGCTTCGGCACCCCCGCCGCCATCGCCGCGCCGATTCTGGTCGGGCTGGGCTTCAACCCGCTGCGCGTCGCCCTGCTGACGCTGGTGATGAACTCGGTGCCGGTCTCCTTCGGCGCCGTGGGCACCCCCACCTGGTTCGGCTTTGCCAATCTCGGCCTGTCGGACGCCAGCCTGCTGGAAATTGGCCGGCAGACCGCGCTGATCCACTTCGTCGCCGGCTTCGTCATTCCTCTGCTGGCGCTGCGCTTTCTCGTTTCCTGGCAGGATATTCGCCGCAATCTGCCGTTTATCCTGCTCAGCGTACTGAGCTGCACCGTGCCCTATCTGCTGCTGGCTCAGGTGAACTATGAATTCCCGGCACTGGTCGGCGGCGCGATCGGCCTGGCGCTGTCGGTGCTGCTGGCGCGCGGCGGCATCGGCCTTGCCCGCAGCGGCAAACCGATGAGCGCCGGGCAGGCGGTGCCGTTCTTGCAGGTGGTCAAGGCCATGACCCCGACTCTGCTGCTGATTGCTATTCTGATAGTGACGCGCGTCCATCAGCTGGGCCTTAAAGCGCTGCTCAACAACACCGCACTGCTGTGGCAGGAAAACCTCGGTTGGCTCGGAGAGCTGCGCATCAGCCGGGCGCTGATCCTCGAACTGCAGCAGGTGCTGGGCACCTCCGCCGCCGCCGGCTACAAAACGCTGTATGTCCCGGCGCTGATCCCGTTCCTGTTGGTGGTGGTGCTGTGTATCCCGCTGTTCCGTCTGAATGGCGGCCAGGTGCGGCAAATGTTCAGCGAAACCGGCGGGCGCATCGCGCGGCCCTTTATCGCCCTGTTCGGCGCGCTGGTGATGGTCAACCTGATGATGCAGGGCGACGACAATGCGCCGGTGATCCTGATCGGTAAAGCGCTGGCGGCGCTGACCGGTGAGAGTTGGCTGCTGTTCTCGTCGTTCCTCGGCGCGCTGGGATCGTTCTTCTCCGGTTCCAATACCGTCTCGAACCTGACGTTCGGCGGCATTCAGCAGTCGATCGCCCAGAGCAGCGGCCTTGACGTCAATCTGACGCTGGCCTTGCAGTCCGTCGGCGGCGCCATGGGCAACATGGTGTGCCTGAACAACATTATCGCCGTCTGTTCGATCCTCGGGATCGGCAACGCCGAAGGCAAAATCATCAGAAAGACCGTGCTGCCGATGCTGGCGTACGGCGGGATTGCGGCCGGTATGGCAGCGATCCTCACGCTCTGA
- the lldD gene encoding FMN-dependent L-lactate dehydrogenase LldD: protein MIISASTDYRAAAQAKLPPFLFHYIDGGAYAEHTLKRNTADLADIALRQRVLRNMSELSLETTLFGEQLAMPVALGPVGLTGMYARRGEVQAARAAAKKGIPFTLSTVSVCPIEEVAPAIDRPMWFQLYVLKDRGFMRNALERAKAAGVKTLVFTVDMPVPGARYRDAHSGMSGPNAALRRVLQAFAHPQWAWDVGLLGKPHDLGNVSAYRGKPTSLEDYIGWLGANFDPSISWKDLEWIREFWDGPMIIKGILDPEDAKDAVRFGADGIIVSNHGGRQLDGVLSTARAMPAIADAVKGDITLLADSGIRSGLDVVRMIALGADSVLLGRAFVYALAAAGEAGVANLLDLIDKEMRVAMTLTGAKSIAEINAGSLVRNA, encoded by the coding sequence ATGATCATCTCCGCGTCAACCGACTACCGGGCCGCCGCCCAGGCTAAACTGCCACCGTTTCTGTTTCACTACATCGATGGCGGGGCCTACGCGGAGCATACGCTGAAGCGCAATACCGCAGATCTGGCCGATATTGCCTTGCGCCAGCGCGTGCTGCGCAATATGTCCGAACTCAGCCTGGAGACCACGCTGTTCGGCGAGCAGCTGGCGATGCCGGTGGCGCTGGGGCCGGTGGGGTTGACCGGCATGTACGCCCGCCGCGGCGAAGTGCAGGCCGCGCGCGCCGCGGCTAAAAAAGGCATTCCGTTCACGCTGTCCACCGTGTCGGTCTGCCCGATCGAAGAGGTGGCGCCGGCGATCGATCGGCCGATGTGGTTCCAGCTCTACGTGCTGAAAGATCGCGGCTTTATGCGCAACGCACTGGAGCGCGCCAAGGCCGCCGGCGTGAAAACACTGGTGTTTACCGTCGACATGCCGGTGCCGGGCGCCCGTTACCGTGACGCCCACTCGGGGATGAGCGGGCCTAACGCCGCCCTGCGCCGCGTGCTGCAGGCGTTTGCGCATCCGCAGTGGGCCTGGGATGTCGGCCTGCTCGGCAAGCCGCACGATCTGGGTAACGTCTCGGCCTACCGCGGCAAACCCACCAGCCTGGAAGACTACATCGGCTGGCTGGGCGCCAACTTCGATCCGTCGATTTCCTGGAAAGATCTGGAGTGGATCCGCGAGTTCTGGGACGGCCCGATGATCATCAAAGGCATTCTGGATCCGGAGGACGCCAAAGACGCGGTGCGCTTCGGCGCCGACGGCATCATCGTCTCCAACCACGGCGGCCGCCAGCTGGACGGCGTGCTGTCGACCGCGCGCGCCATGCCGGCGATCGCCGACGCGGTGAAAGGCGACATCACCCTGTTGGCCGACTCCGGCATCCGCAGCGGCCTGGACGTGGTGCGCATGATCGCCCTGGGGGCCGACAGCGTGCTGCTGGGACGCGCCTTCGTCTATGCGCTGGCGGCGGCCGGCGAAGCCGGGGTGGCTAACTTGCTGGATCTGATCGACAAGGAAATGCGCGTCGCCATGACGCTCACC